The Candidatus Koribacter versatilis Ellin345 genome has a segment encoding these proteins:
- a CDS encoding ExbD/TolR family protein: MRTQTYSHRIFANAFQMSMLVVLLVLWTIVFCYPLPYSHGVRADLPKSNFPQYQARALSEDSLSITLFRDGIFYFRSEHIPPEELTARLTAATLLGAERKVYVRADARTRYEHVKEIVDAAESAGIRNVVFLAEQRKSASAK, from the coding sequence ATGCGAACGCAGACGTACTCGCACCGGATCTTTGCAAATGCATTTCAGATGTCGATGCTTGTTGTTCTTCTTGTGCTCTGGACGATTGTGTTTTGCTACCCGCTCCCCTATTCGCACGGAGTTCGCGCCGACCTTCCCAAGTCCAATTTCCCCCAATATCAGGCGCGAGCGCTCAGCGAGGATTCCCTCTCGATTACGTTGTTTCGCGATGGAATCTTCTACTTTCGATCGGAGCACATCCCTCCTGAAGAGCTAACGGCAAGATTGACCGCAGCGACGCTGCTGGGCGCCGAGCGCAAAGTCTATGTTCGAGCCGACGCGCGCACACGCTATGAGCACGTGAAGGAGATCGTCGATGCCGCAGAAAGCGCCGGAATTCGGAATGTTGTTTTTTTGGCCGAACAGCGGAAATCAGCTTCGGCAAAATAA
- a CDS encoding carboxymuconolactone decarboxylase family protein: MLDWNQYQKELGARLKELSGLSPDTLKGYMTLSGANKETTHLGEKTRQLISLAVAVTTRCDGCIVFHTEAAIKAGATKEEISEALGVAVGMNAGAALIYSTRVLDAYAAKTEHAATTAG; the protein is encoded by the coding sequence ATGCTCGATTGGAACCAATACCAGAAGGAACTTGGCGCCCGCCTTAAGGAGCTCTCGGGACTCAGCCCCGACACCCTGAAAGGCTACATGACGCTGAGCGGCGCCAACAAGGAAACGACCCATCTCGGGGAGAAGACGCGCCAGCTCATCAGCCTGGCCGTCGCCGTCACCACCCGCTGCGACGGTTGCATCGTCTTCCACACCGAGGCCGCCATCAAGGCCGGCGCCACCAAGGAGGAGATCTCCGAAGCGCTCGGCGTCGCGGTAGGCATGAATGCCGGGGCCGCCCTGATCTACAGCACCCGTGTCCTCGACGCCTACGCCGCAAAGACAGAGCACGCCGCCACCACCGCGGGCTAA
- a CDS encoding serine hydrolase domain-containing protein: MRILLALLLLSVVAFAQLPANELKKFYEDGLKQHGIVGSSLAVLDHNKIVFRDTVGFQDLVSKTPVDENTTFHWASVSKTFTGIAIMQLRDRGLLSLDDPIVKYVPEIAQAHDPFGPISAITIRQAMSHSAGFRDPTWPWRDADWQPFEPTEWSQLVAMMPYTAVEFQPGSKYSYSNLAVVFLGEIIERLSGDPYEAYMEKNVLRPLGMEHSYYDRSPAYLLKHHSHSYHIEKGKLAELEFNFDTGITRSNGGLNSPIPDMIKYLNFLVGDPARRAEYDAVLKRSSLEEMWKPLLPVPVSEDFPSRKGARDFVTTSFFVHEDNDLKLIGHMGWQNGFIAHIYIDPQQKKAYVVNYNTEAMDAEQNTRKLNEQLRDFLIDNFFAPKK; this comes from the coding sequence ATGCGGATTCTTCTAGCGCTCCTGCTTTTATCAGTTGTTGCCTTTGCGCAGCTTCCAGCCAACGAACTTAAGAAGTTCTACGAAGACGGTCTTAAGCAGCACGGCATTGTCGGCAGCTCGCTTGCCGTCCTTGATCACAACAAGATCGTCTTTCGAGATACCGTCGGCTTTCAGGATCTCGTCTCCAAAACGCCAGTGGACGAGAACACCACCTTCCATTGGGCGTCGGTGAGCAAAACCTTCACCGGCATTGCGATCATGCAGCTCCGCGATCGAGGGCTGCTCTCGCTCGACGACCCGATCGTGAAATATGTCCCCGAGATCGCGCAGGCGCACGATCCTTTCGGCCCGATCTCGGCGATCACGATTCGCCAGGCGATGTCCCACTCCGCGGGCTTCCGCGATCCCACGTGGCCGTGGCGCGATGCCGACTGGCAGCCCTTCGAACCGACCGAGTGGTCGCAACTCGTCGCGATGATGCCGTACACCGCGGTCGAGTTCCAGCCCGGCTCGAAGTACAGCTACTCGAATCTCGCAGTCGTCTTCCTCGGTGAGATCATCGAGCGGCTCTCGGGTGATCCTTATGAAGCCTACATGGAGAAGAATGTCCTTCGTCCGCTCGGGATGGAACACTCCTACTACGATCGCAGCCCGGCATATTTGTTGAAGCACCACTCGCACAGCTATCACATAGAAAAGGGCAAGCTCGCTGAGCTGGAGTTTAACTTCGACACCGGTATTACCCGCTCGAACGGCGGCCTCAATTCCCCGATCCCAGACATGATCAAGTACCTGAACTTCCTTGTCGGCGATCCGGCCCGCCGAGCCGAGTACGACGCGGTCTTAAAGCGCTCTTCACTGGAAGAGATGTGGAAACCATTGTTGCCGGTTCCGGTGAGCGAAGACTTCCCATCACGCAAGGGTGCGCGCGACTTCGTCACCACCAGTTTCTTCGTTCACGAAGACAACGATCTCAAACTCATTGGACACATGGGCTGGCAGAATGGATTCATCGCGCACATCTATATTGATCCGCAGCAGAAGAAGGCCTACGTCGTTAACTACAACACCGAAGCTATGGACGCCGAACAGAACACGCGCAAGCTCAATGAACAGTTGCGCGATTTCTTAATCGACAATTTCTTCGCGCCGAAGAAGTAG
- a CDS encoding beta strand repeat-containing protein, whose amino-acid sequence MRKSLPSLVIAALCFAAGAQTSPVPSTTTTSQTAVPRLIRFSGQINVPTGTVAITFTLHKQQQDNVTLWTETQNIKLDASGRYSVLLGATKAEGIPSELFSSGEAQWLGIKVEGQAELPRVLLVSVPYAMKAAEAETLAGHSASDFVTSENLNTVVQQQIQQQATNGTNGTPVKKNAGAKTNVPTNNATNFTDTTTNQVVLVTQSGTGSGLVANVVSGNGISGSTTSATGIGAAGINTAASGVAVGLRGSTVSGDGIGIYGTSTGTSGAATGIKGITAAPNGYGVFAQNTAATGPGVGFRGTTASTSGIGLYATSTASTGNTIGMRTSVASASGTSAVFQNTASGKLFSGQSGAANTEVFSVDGIGTVTSASQFVSNIASGTAPLVVKSNTVVPNLNASYMQGYGPSDFAQLSSGGLQIFYQGIQANGTTTNSAGGTFQGGTDQVGVEAYGGPTSGATGILAIDARGGAGASGGPGVSGLGGSATTNTGGDGGRFSGGSGGSAANAVGGNGIYAAGAYSTATAAPGNGVEAIGGAGTSSIAPGHGVHANGGQGTGSNAQGGTGVQSYGGYVNGTSGIGGVGIAAYGGGASSGTGGDGLWATPGGGGFGIPYAARFFGQVSINSPASGNTLQMQVGDPGCGAGFLGFGIGPVSGGLFTMTSCNNYNLISNGTDLLFNVPSGGAMHFRQSNGDNMAITSSGYVTIAHSLFVGGNLSVTGSISAGTKDFVIDDPLDPKNKLLYHTSIESPDMKTLYDGVVKLDAKGEAWVQLPAYFEALNQDFRYMLTPLGRSAPNLYVAARVKNNRFKISGGKPNMEVSWLVTGIRHDAFARTNPAQTEVEKPLTERGKYIHPEAFGGSPEDAMNPQADAASGALAKAQAPKN is encoded by the coding sequence ATGAGAAAGAGTCTTCCGTCTCTGGTGATTGCGGCGTTGTGCTTCGCAGCAGGTGCCCAGACTAGTCCAGTTCCTTCCACGACCACGACATCACAGACCGCGGTACCGCGTTTGATTCGTTTTTCAGGACAGATCAATGTACCGACAGGAACTGTCGCAATCACCTTCACGCTCCATAAACAACAACAAGACAACGTAACGTTATGGACAGAGACACAGAACATCAAGCTTGATGCCTCCGGCAGATACTCCGTACTTCTGGGCGCCACCAAGGCGGAAGGTATCCCAAGCGAGCTTTTCTCTTCGGGAGAGGCACAGTGGCTCGGCATCAAAGTGGAAGGGCAGGCTGAGCTCCCGCGTGTGCTGCTGGTGAGCGTGCCGTACGCGATGAAGGCCGCGGAGGCTGAGACACTCGCCGGACATAGCGCGAGCGACTTTGTGACGTCGGAGAACTTGAACACGGTTGTGCAGCAACAGATTCAGCAGCAGGCTACGAACGGAACGAATGGGACACCCGTAAAGAAGAACGCCGGCGCAAAAACCAACGTGCCGACGAACAACGCGACCAACTTCACCGATACCACGACAAATCAGGTCGTACTCGTGACCCAGAGCGGAACCGGTTCCGGGCTGGTGGCGAACGTAGTGTCGGGCAACGGCATTTCGGGCAGCACCACCTCCGCGACGGGAATTGGCGCGGCGGGAATCAACACCGCCGCATCGGGGGTCGCCGTAGGTTTGCGTGGATCCACGGTCTCCGGTGACGGCATCGGCATCTACGGTACTTCGACGGGTACGTCGGGCGCAGCTACGGGCATTAAGGGCATCACGGCGGCGCCGAACGGATATGGTGTGTTCGCACAGAACACCGCGGCGACTGGCCCGGGTGTCGGCTTCCGCGGAACGACAGCCTCGACGAGCGGCATCGGTTTGTATGCCACTTCCACAGCGTCGACGGGCAACACGATCGGAATGCGGACATCGGTGGCAAGCGCGAGTGGTACGTCTGCCGTCTTTCAAAACACTGCCAGCGGAAAGCTGTTCAGCGGACAGTCGGGAGCAGCGAACACGGAAGTGTTTTCCGTGGATGGAATTGGAACGGTAACATCAGCCTCGCAATTCGTTTCTAACATTGCGAGCGGCACAGCGCCGTTGGTGGTCAAGTCGAACACCGTTGTTCCGAACCTCAATGCTTCTTACATGCAGGGGTATGGGCCGTCCGATTTCGCGCAACTCAGCTCTGGAGGGCTGCAGATCTTCTACCAGGGCATTCAAGCGAATGGCACCACGACAAACTCAGCGGGCGGAACTTTTCAGGGCGGCACTGACCAGGTCGGTGTCGAAGCTTACGGTGGCCCAACGTCCGGTGCAACTGGAATCCTGGCCATTGACGCGAGGGGCGGTGCAGGTGCGTCAGGTGGCCCGGGCGTCTCCGGCTTGGGTGGCTCCGCTACCACAAATACCGGTGGCGACGGCGGCCGCTTTTCTGGAGGCAGCGGCGGTAGTGCGGCAAATGCAGTCGGCGGAAATGGCATCTACGCCGCCGGCGCCTATTCCACCGCCACAGCTGCTCCGGGGAACGGCGTGGAGGCTATCGGCGGGGCAGGGACCTCGAGCATCGCTCCAGGCCATGGCGTTCACGCCAACGGCGGTCAAGGTACTGGCTCTAACGCGCAGGGCGGAACTGGCGTGCAATCCTACGGCGGGTACGTGAACGGTACCTCGGGAATCGGTGGCGTTGGCATTGCGGCTTACGGCGGTGGTGCCAGCTCAGGAACCGGCGGCGACGGACTATGGGCAACTCCGGGCGGCGGGGGTTTTGGTATCCCTTATGCCGCACGCTTCTTTGGGCAGGTTTCAATCAACTCGCCTGCCTCAGGAAACACCCTCCAAATGCAGGTCGGCGACCCCGGATGCGGCGCGGGATTTCTCGGGTTTGGAATTGGCCCGGTGAGCGGCGGGCTCTTCACGATGACCAGCTGCAACAATTACAACCTGATTTCGAACGGCACGGATCTGCTCTTTAATGTCCCGAGCGGCGGCGCTATGCACTTCCGCCAGAGTAACGGCGACAATATGGCGATTACTTCCTCTGGGTACGTGACCATCGCGCACTCTTTGTTCGTCGGCGGCAATCTGAGTGTTACGGGCTCGATTTCCGCAGGCACCAAGGATTTCGTCATCGACGATCCGCTCGATCCCAAGAACAAGCTGCTTTACCACACCAGCATTGAATCGCCTGACATGAAGACTCTCTATGATGGGGTCGTGAAGCTTGATGCCAAGGGAGAAGCGTGGGTGCAATTGCCTGCCTACTTCGAGGCCCTCAATCAGGACTTCCGATACATGCTGACGCCACTGGGACGGTCTGCGCCAAATCTTTACGTAGCGGCCCGGGTGAAGAACAACCGTTTCAAGATTTCCGGAGGGAAGCCCAACATGGAGGTTTCGTGGCTGGTGACGGGCATCCGGCATGATGCCTTCGCGAGAACCAATCCGGCTCAGACGGAAGTGGAGAAACCGCTGACGGAGCGGGGAAAGTACATTCATCCCGAGGCGTTTGGCGGATCTCCGGAGGATGCCATGAATCCGCAAGCCGACGCGGCATCTGGCGCGCTGGCGAAGGCACAGGCTCCGAAGAACTAA
- a CDS encoding aspartyl protease family protein has translation MPLLLVLLCALPLFAQSPTLEQQALDAWRTYDYPTAERLYRQALTANPTSGDAHGGLVRTLLNEKNLQAARDAANTALRAAPDSAAVQAASGDVFFRDGRIEDAEIAYRRSAKLDDNCARAWHGLSQIAQITSNYRSARRDIFKAHELDPKDPEIYESWASRLPRPERRKAVEYLVDHHGHLDPDRLNILQSRLAWLIVLGNKTAWKLVSTRETAKLRLDHIVSAAHLGDGRFTTPPREGAVAIHVRFNDKKTVSLLLDTGASGIVLRKSDAAKAEIKQVYDIATKGIGDEKPANGYLGWAHDVKIGPIEFENVPVTVLDARFPEGSDGLMGIDVFEHFLITLDIKNSELSLAPLPEIPANLRDEAGAADRYVAPAMQSFDRVMHLGAHILVSTSVDQQPAGLFFLDTGAFDTQIDPNNVSKSKLQPAPGLSVRGLSGNVRDVYVASNVQIQFGRFTQDNFRMVAISMDKLSEGEGIALGGILGFPLLSQFRLTIDYRDGLVNFDYHNSNKR, from the coding sequence GTGCCCCTGCTACTCGTCCTGCTCTGCGCACTCCCGCTCTTCGCCCAATCGCCAACACTCGAACAACAAGCTCTCGATGCCTGGCGCACCTACGACTACCCCACCGCCGAACGTCTTTACCGCCAGGCTCTCACCGCGAATCCTACTTCCGGCGACGCCCACGGTGGACTCGTCCGCACGCTCCTGAACGAAAAGAATCTCCAAGCGGCCCGCGATGCCGCGAATACCGCTCTCCGCGCCGCCCCCGACTCCGCAGCTGTCCAGGCCGCTTCCGGCGATGTCTTCTTCCGCGATGGACGGATCGAAGATGCCGAAATCGCCTACCGGCGTTCCGCAAAACTCGACGACAATTGCGCCCGCGCCTGGCACGGCCTCTCGCAGATCGCGCAGATCACCTCGAACTACCGCAGCGCCCGCCGCGACATCTTCAAAGCCCACGAACTCGATCCCAAAGATCCTGAAATCTACGAATCCTGGGCGAGTCGCTTGCCGCGACCGGAGCGCCGCAAGGCCGTCGAATACCTCGTGGACCACCACGGCCACCTCGATCCGGACCGTCTCAACATCCTGCAATCGCGGCTCGCATGGCTTATCGTCCTTGGCAACAAAACCGCGTGGAAGCTCGTCAGCACCAGGGAAACCGCCAAGCTGAGGCTTGACCACATCGTTTCTGCCGCGCATCTTGGCGACGGCCGTTTCACCACTCCGCCGCGCGAAGGCGCCGTCGCCATACATGTCCGCTTCAACGACAAGAAGACGGTCTCCCTTCTCCTCGACACCGGCGCCAGCGGCATCGTGCTGCGCAAGAGCGACGCCGCCAAAGCCGAGATCAAACAGGTTTACGACATCGCCACGAAAGGTATCGGCGACGAAAAGCCCGCTAACGGATATCTCGGCTGGGCTCACGACGTAAAGATCGGCCCCATCGAATTTGAGAACGTTCCTGTCACGGTCCTCGACGCAAGGTTCCCCGAAGGCTCCGACGGATTGATGGGCATCGATGTCTTCGAGCACTTCCTCATCACCCTCGACATCAAGAACTCCGAGCTAAGTCTCGCGCCTCTGCCCGAGATTCCCGCCAACCTTCGCGACGAAGCCGGCGCCGCCGATCGTTATGTCGCGCCGGCAATGCAGTCGTTCGACCGGGTCATGCACCTGGGCGCGCACATCCTCGTCTCCACCAGTGTCGACCAGCAACCCGCCGGCCTCTTCTTCCTGGATACCGGCGCCTTCGACACCCAGATCGATCCAAATAACGTCTCCAAATCCAAACTTCAGCCCGCCCCCGGCTTATCTGTGCGCGGCCTCTCCGGTAACGTTCGCGACGTTTACGTCGCCAGTAACGTTCAGATCCAGTTCGGCCGCTTCACCCAGGACAACTTCCGCATGGTCGCCATCAGCATGGATAAACTCAGCGAAGGCGAAGGCATCGCCCTCGGCGGCATCCTGGGCTTCCCACTCCTAAGCCAGTTCCGCCTGACCATCGACTACCGCGACGGCCTCGTCAACTTCGACTACCACAACTCGAATAAACGCTGA
- a CDS encoding Crp/Fnr family transcriptional regulator, which produces MTQPIHIPNQAFVSPPELVDELKPLGHEITAVRGTILFHEGDPAKGVYIVLQGHASLTMSTENGNTVLARSSGPGSLLGLPGTFLRGIYQLTAEIDEDSRLIFVEREKVLEFLRQRTDLCMIVLSVLGNEVSQMPIQPVQPKRRASRKQQQAARLA; this is translated from the coding sequence GTGACGCAACCGATTCATATCCCCAACCAAGCCTTTGTTTCCCCACCCGAGCTCGTGGACGAGCTCAAGCCCCTAGGCCACGAGATAACCGCCGTGCGGGGCACCATCCTCTTTCATGAAGGGGATCCGGCCAAAGGGGTCTACATCGTGCTCCAGGGACACGCCTCCCTGACCATGAGCACCGAGAATGGCAATACCGTTCTCGCTCGCAGCTCTGGCCCTGGAAGCCTGCTGGGTCTGCCGGGCACTTTCTTGCGCGGCATTTATCAACTGACCGCCGAGATCGATGAAGACTCGCGCCTCATCTTCGTGGAACGTGAGAAGGTCCTCGAGTTCCTTCGTCAGCGCACCGACCTCTGCATGATCGTTCTCAGTGTCCTCGGCAACGAGGTCTCGCAGATGCCGATACAACCGGTTCAGCCGAAGCGCCGCGCTTCAAGAAAGCAACAGCAAGCCGCGCGCCTGGCCTAA
- a CDS encoding alpha/beta hydrolase family protein, which translates to MVRRFLVALLLLSSFAVAQSKRAFTFDDMMKLKRVAEPYLSPDGKWAAFTVTDVSLETNKKTNHIWIVPVAGGEARQLTNYSGEDNFRFSPDGKSALAITDAEGSSQVYVQDFDTTTGTLTGDPRKVTSISTEVSAATWSPDGRSILFVSAVWPDCKDDACNKQRDDERSQSKVKAQIFTHLLYRHWNAYGNGKRSHLFIQSLEGGEPLDLTPGDHDVPPFSLGGQDQYSFSPDGKEIAYASNLDEVEATSTNTDIFVVPVTGGTPKKISTSPGADSTPLYSPDGKYIAFRSQARAGYESDRFRLMLYERATGKTTELTQGFDGWVESIVWHPNSRGLFFTSELKGEAPVYWVELQGHPIELWAGFNDGCQVTPAGTFLVCDVMSIKAPNEIQTIKISNLKEITHKPEGGGSIDQITHINAPILDQVQMQPIEPFWFTGAEGVKVQGFLVKPPNFDASKKYPVKFLIHGGPQGAWGDDWSFRWNPELFAANGYLVIMVNPRGSTGYGQKFIDDINGDWGGRAYQDLMLGLDYAEKNFANVDKDRECALGASYGGYMANWLEGHTTRFKCIVSHDGMFNTVSAFGTTEELWFNNWEFKGTPWTNPEMYKKWSPNQSVANFKTPMLVVHGQLDYRLDVSEGFQLFTYLQLQKVPSKMLYFPDEGHWVLKPQNSQLWYKTVNDWVDQWTKK; encoded by the coding sequence ATGGTTCGTCGTTTTCTCGTCGCTCTTTTATTGCTGAGTTCTTTCGCGGTCGCGCAGTCCAAACGTGCCTTCACCTTCGACGACATGATGAAGCTCAAGCGCGTCGCCGAGCCCTACCTCTCGCCCGACGGCAAATGGGCCGCCTTCACCGTCACCGACGTTTCGCTTGAAACCAACAAAAAGACGAACCACATCTGGATTGTCCCCGTAGCCGGCGGCGAAGCGCGCCAGCTCACCAACTACAGCGGGGAAGATAACTTCCGTTTTTCCCCAGACGGCAAATCAGCCCTTGCCATCACCGACGCAGAAGGCAGCTCGCAGGTCTATGTTCAGGATTTCGATACCACCACCGGCACGCTCACTGGCGATCCGCGCAAAGTGACCTCGATCTCCACCGAAGTCAGCGCAGCCACCTGGTCGCCCGACGGCAGGAGCATCCTCTTCGTCTCCGCCGTCTGGCCCGATTGCAAAGATGATGCCTGCAATAAGCAGCGCGACGACGAACGCTCGCAGTCGAAGGTAAAGGCACAAATCTTCACCCATCTCCTCTACCGTCACTGGAACGCCTACGGCAACGGCAAGCGCTCGCACCTCTTCATCCAGTCTCTCGAAGGCGGCGAACCCCTCGACCTCACCCCCGGCGATCACGACGTCCCGCCGTTCTCGCTAGGCGGCCAGGACCAGTACTCGTTCTCGCCCGACGGCAAAGAGATCGCCTACGCCAGCAACCTCGACGAAGTCGAAGCCACCAGCACCAACACCGACATCTTCGTCGTCCCCGTCACCGGCGGCACGCCGAAGAAGATTTCGACCTCGCCCGGCGCCGATTCCACGCCGCTCTACTCGCCCGACGGCAAGTACATCGCATTTCGGTCGCAAGCCCGCGCTGGTTACGAGAGCGACCGCTTTCGACTGATGCTGTACGAACGCGCGACGGGGAAGACGACGGAGTTGACGCAGGGATTTGATGGCTGGGTGGAATCGATCGTGTGGCACCCAAACTCGCGCGGACTGTTCTTCACGTCCGAGTTGAAGGGCGAAGCCCCAGTCTACTGGGTGGAACTACAAGGTCACCCGATCGAACTTTGGGCTGGCTTCAATGACGGGTGCCAAGTCACGCCTGCGGGCACGTTCCTAGTCTGCGACGTGATGTCAATCAAAGCTCCCAACGAGATTCAAACGATCAAGATCTCAAACTTGAAGGAGATCACACACAAACCCGAAGGCGGCGGGTCCATTGACCAGATCACCCACATCAACGCCCCGATCCTCGACCAAGTCCAGATGCAGCCCATTGAGCCTTTCTGGTTCACCGGCGCCGAGGGAGTAAAAGTCCAAGGCTTCCTCGTGAAGCCGCCGAACTTCGATGCCTCCAAGAAATACCCCGTGAAGTTTCTCATCCACGGCGGCCCGCAAGGCGCTTGGGGCGATGATTGGTCCTTCCGCTGGAATCCCGAACTCTTCGCCGCCAACGGCTACCTGGTCATCATGGTCAATCCGCGCGGGTCCACTGGCTACGGACAGAAGTTCATTGACGATATCAATGGCGATTGGGGTGGCCGCGCGTATCAAGACCTGATGCTAGGCCTCGACTACGCCGAGAAAAACTTCGCGAACGTCGACAAGGACCGCGAGTGCGCTCTCGGCGCCAGCTATGGCGGCTACATGGCGAATTGGCTTGAGGGTCACACCACCCGCTTCAAGTGCATCGTCTCGCACGACGGCATGTTCAACACCGTCTCAGCCTTCGGCACCACCGAAGAGCTTTGGTTCAACAACTGGGAGTTCAAAGGCACGCCGTGGACGAACCCGGAAATGTACAAGAAGTGGTCGCCGAACCAGAGCGTCGCGAATTTCAAGACCCCGATGCTCGTCGTGCACGGCCAGCTCGACTACCGTCTCGACGTCAGCGAGGGCTTCCAGCTCTTCACGTACCTGCAGTTGCAGAAGGTCCCGTCGAAGATGCTCTACTTCCCCGACGAAGGTCACTGGGTCCTGAAGCCGCAAAACTCGCAGCTCTGGTACAAAACCGTCAACGATTGGGTCGACCAGTGGACGAAAAAATAA
- a CDS encoding sensor histidine kinase: MQELFRHLPSPLILGTLVGIFFSIYRHNRTSRVRFWLLAWILIFLHFVVPIVTLTPTRFDTVIAGFDAATLQLAGLAFIFSLVPLRLTERVRWYCFFGISIPIAIYSALWITESTHKLPQAICVSLVSLGGVCAYHYFCINRDWVDNVVEFSLVLLGFVSVYQIYYGNVSGPYHGIMTGSYALAGVFVIRHYWRKTPGVLVTSGGLFAWSFVWALAAYLPNVVEKAGEAASDLWNVPKLVVAFGMILILLEDESIAAQDARDREHALNHQVERFAEITSQLLGAVDVPPFCEKIANVITEEGNFHRVVVLLADDSHHLHIAGNSGLSPEALAHVQQIATKMSLEEITRLCLSAPKIGKNSYVVPAERIAAGRFLRSGREYPVHPRWRQGDELLVPLQSHRGLTVGCFFLDDPKDLDRIGWEELSKIELLAADLAVAIDRTSMHRQMIQREKLVGIGQLVSGVAHELNNPLTAVLGYTELMGDYNLQPEVARDLTIVRREANRMKRIIENLLRFSRQSRSETTTTDFNAVLQDVLTLREYDLNGRGIKIATNVPAQLPNIAIDQSQLKIVLSNLIANAIDAVQERPTKEISLEVRDLGDKLLVNITDSGPGFADLNRIFDPFFTTKSPGRGMGLGLSICYGIMRQHGGEIYAANVHPQGACISIEVPTVAALRVRPVEVVS; this comes from the coding sequence ATGCAGGAGCTCTTTCGCCATCTTCCGTCGCCGCTGATTCTCGGTACCCTGGTCGGCATCTTCTTCAGCATCTACCGCCATAATCGGACCTCCCGCGTCCGCTTCTGGCTGCTGGCGTGGATCCTGATCTTTCTCCATTTTGTCGTCCCCATCGTCACCCTGACGCCGACCCGCTTCGACACCGTAATCGCTGGCTTCGACGCCGCCACCCTGCAACTCGCCGGTCTCGCCTTCATTTTTTCGCTGGTGCCACTACGTCTTACCGAACGTGTGCGCTGGTACTGTTTCTTCGGAATCTCCATCCCGATCGCCATCTACTCGGCCCTCTGGATCACCGAGAGCACTCACAAGCTGCCGCAAGCCATTTGCGTTTCCCTGGTTTCGCTCGGCGGTGTGTGTGCCTACCACTACTTCTGCATCAACCGCGATTGGGTGGATAACGTCGTCGAGTTCTCGCTTGTTCTGCTCGGTTTCGTCTCCGTTTACCAGATCTACTACGGCAATGTGAGCGGCCCCTATCACGGCATCATGACCGGCAGCTACGCCCTGGCCGGAGTCTTCGTCATCCGCCACTACTGGCGCAAGACTCCCGGTGTCCTCGTCACCTCAGGAGGCCTCTTCGCCTGGTCCTTTGTCTGGGCTCTCGCTGCCTATTTGCCAAACGTGGTGGAGAAAGCAGGCGAGGCCGCCTCCGATCTCTGGAACGTCCCGAAGTTAGTTGTCGCCTTCGGCATGATTCTCATCCTTCTTGAGGATGAATCCATCGCCGCGCAGGACGCCCGCGACCGTGAGCACGCCCTGAATCACCAGGTCGAGCGCTTCGCCGAAATCACCTCGCAACTCCTCGGCGCCGTGGACGTCCCTCCCTTCTGCGAAAAGATCGCGAATGTCATTACCGAAGAGGGCAACTTCCACCGTGTTGTCGTCCTGCTCGCCGACGACAGTCATCATCTCCACATCGCCGGAAACTCCGGTCTCTCTCCCGAAGCTCTCGCGCACGTCCAGCAGATCGCGACGAAGATGAGCCTTGAGGAGATCACACGGCTTTGTCTCTCAGCCCCGAAAATCGGCAAGAACTCTTATGTGGTTCCCGCCGAGAGAATCGCGGCAGGACGCTTCCTGCGCAGCGGCCGCGAATATCCCGTTCACCCTCGCTGGCGCCAGGGAGATGAACTCCTCGTACCGCTTCAGTCCCACCGCGGCCTTACCGTTGGCTGCTTCTTCCTCGACGATCCCAAGGATCTCGATCGCATCGGATGGGAAGAACTCTCCAAGATCGAACTTCTCGCCGCCGATCTAGCCGTCGCCATCGATCGCACCTCGATGCACCGCCAGATGATCCAGCGCGAGAAACTCGTCGGCATCGGCCAGTTAGTCTCCGGCGTCGCCCATGAACTCAACAATCCGCTGACCGCCGTTCTCGGCTACACCGAATTGATGGGCGACTATAACCTTCAGCCGGAGGTCGCCCGCGACCTCACCATCGTTCGCCGCGAAGCCAATCGCATGAAGCGCATCATCGAAAACCTCCTGCGCTTCTCGCGCCAAAGTCGCTCCGAAACCACCACCACCGATTTCAATGCCGTCCTGCAGGACGTCCTCACCCTGCGCGAGTACGACCTCAACGGTCGCGGTATCAAGATCGCGACCAACGTTCCTGCTCAGTTGCCGAACATCGCGATCGATCAGAGCCAACTCAAGATCGTCCTCTCCAACCTCATCGCCAACGCTATCGACGCCGTGCAGGAGCGCCCGACCAAGGAGATCTCTCTGGAAGTCCGTGATCTCGGCGACAAGCTCCTCGTCAATATCACCGACAGTGGCCCCGGCTTCGCCGACCTCAACCGTATCTTCGACCCGTTCTTCACCACCAAGTCTCCTGGCCGCGGTATGGGTCTCGGCCTCAGCATTTGCTATGGGATCATGCGCCAGCATGGCGGAGAGATTTATGCCGCGAACGTCCATCCCCAGGGCGCTTGCATCTCAATTGAAGTTCCGACGGTCGCTGCACTCCGGGTCCGCCCGGTAGAAGTCGTGAGCTAA